The stretch of DNA CCACCTCTGCACCCGGGAGGACCACTCCATGGCAAAAGTCAGACGTCTCAGCCTGTTCGCCCTGCTGGTGACCACGCTCTTCGTGCTGGCCCCGGCCACGATCGTGTTCGCCCAGGAGGCCGCGGCTGAGGGCGACGCTACCACCACCGAGGGGGAAACCCCGCCCGCCGAAGGCGAAGAGCTTCCCGCCGCACCCACCGACGAGGAGGGTGAGGCCGGGTCGGTCCAGGACTACTTCGCCAAGGGCGGGGTGGTCATGTACCCGCTGCTCCTGACCTCCGTGCTGGCCGGCGCGTACATCATCGAACGCCTGTTCACCTTCCAGTTCGCCAAGATAGACGCCCGCAAGTTCACCGATCGGATCGTCGAGCTGGTCAAGGCCGGCAAGCGCGGCGAGGCCATCGAGGAGTGCAAGAAGACCCGCGGGCCCATCGCCGCCGTGTTCAAGGCCGTCCTGGAGCGCGCCGACCGCGGCGTGGCTGCGGCGGAGAAGGCGGCCGCCAACTCCGGCGCCGTGGAGCTCGCCTTCCTGGAGCGCGGCCTGATCGTGCTGGCCTCCGCCTCCACCATCGCGCCCATCCTCGGATTCCTCGGGACCGTCACCGGGATGATCCGCGCCTTCGAGGGCATCGCCCGGGCCGGTGAGGTCAAACCCACCATCGTCGCCTCCGGTATCTCCGAGGCCCTGATCACCACGGCGACGGGACTGGCCATCGCCTTCCCCGTGCTCATCATGTACAACTACTTCACCAGCCGCATTGACCGCTTCGTCCTGGAGATGGAGGAGA from bacterium encodes:
- a CDS encoding MotA/TolQ/ExbB proton channel family protein, translated to MAKVRRLSLFALLVTTLFVLAPATIVFAQEAAAEGDATTTEGETPPAEGEELPAAPTDEEGEAGSVQDYFAKGGVVMYPLLLTSVLAGAYIIERLFTFQFAKIDARKFTDRIVELVKAGKRGEAIEECKKTRGPIAAVFKAVLERADRGVAAAEKAAANSGAVELAFLERGLIVLASASTIAPILGFLGTVTGMIRAFEGIARAGEVKPTIVASGISEALITTATGLAIAFPVLIMYNYFTSRIDRFVLEMEESTTELIDAIEDTQA